One part of the Neodiprion virginianus isolate iyNeoVirg1 chromosome 3, iyNeoVirg1.1, whole genome shotgun sequence genome encodes these proteins:
- the LOC124300655 gene encoding uncharacterized protein LOC124300655: MGKKYGVFLSVTALISIASVVIICISMGTTGWVYATAASVSGLTYGDSDVNHGLFTGSLTRQLVQTATNYDLYITCVWGSNACAWSCLSTASERTAEVESLLAGETPSFACSVSTRALTSTGSTISRADNGTSTSDFLNAGAWLSNVIFMTLLLAAAAISAGLSVVNSVWSPSESYLNVLGIYIANAVTVGLDVIVLIIWGVHYGVRTQTNVAIRDTIVGEFTSETSLGYSYWLLLTPPFLHAINIGLLYLRDTLINSEPPETKIDIEDIADGTLVLF; encoded by the exons atgggtAAGAAGTACGGCGTCTTCCTCTCTGTCACCGCTCTCATCTCGATCGCATCGGTGGTCATCATTTGCATATCCATGGGTACGACTGGATGGGTTTACGCAACGGCTGCTTCGGTCTCAGGTCTCACTTATGGAGACTCCGACGTGAACCATGGACTCTTCACCGGAAGCTTGACGCGACAACTGGTCCAGACGGCGACGAACTACGATCTATACA TAACCTGCGTTTGGGGCTCGAACGCGTGTGCGTGGAGCTGCTTGTCCACAGCTTCGGAAAGAACGGCTGAAGTGGAAAGCCTCTTGGCCGGAGAAACGCCTTCATTCGCCTGCAGCGTGTCGACACGAGCCCTGACCAGCACTGGCTCTACAATATCCAGAGCCGACAATGGAACTT CTACctcagattttttaaacgcCGGTGCCTGGCTGAGCAATGTCATTTTCATGACCCTGCTTCTAGCTGCAGCCGCAATCTCGGCCGGTCTTTCGGTTGTCAACAGCGTATGGAGTCCGTCAGAATCGTACTTGAACGTCCTG GGTATCTACATAGCTAATGCCGTCACCGTAGGCTTGGACGTCATCGTTCTCATCATTTGGGGAGTCCACTATGGGGTGAGAACACAGACCAACGTTGCTATCAGAGACACGATCGTCGGTGAATTCACTTCTGAAACATCTCTCGGATATTCGTACTG GCTTTTATTGACGCCACCCTTCCTTCACGCTATCAATATCGGTCTCCTCTACCTGCGAGACACGTTGATAAACAGCGAGCCGCCCGAAACGAAGATAGACATCGAAGACATCGCCGACGGGACTCTGGTGCTGTTCTAG
- the LOC124300222 gene encoding tetratricopeptide repeat protein 1 produces MDNNVASEKRPQTNEEIIDELTKGLEDSAIRQTPTESRGENKESEKDKVQPSTRIGNDKISDDPFAAIGKDEDEEEEQDGKKITELPDDFIDEEALKDREVDLTEEQREALRKDAESLKNEGNELFKSGEYQKAMDAYTRGIQTCSLAFDKDRSILYANRAAAKMKYMENKDSAISDCTKALELNSSYLKAYLRRAQLYEESDKLDEALEDFKKILTFDPAHSEANYAVRRLPPLIAERNEKLKTEMIGKLKDLGNMVLRPFGLSTDNFELKQDPNSGGYSVNFNQTPR; encoded by the exons ATGGATAATAACGTCGCGAGTGAAAAGAGGCCTCAGACAAACGAGGAGATAATAGACGAGCTGACCAAAGGCCTTGAGGATTCGGCGATTAGGCAAACACCGACGGAGTCCAGAGGCGAAAACAAAGAGAGTGAAAAGGACAAAGTACAGCCTAGTACGAGGATCGGTAATGATAAAATTAGCGACGATCCTTTCGCGGCGATAGGAAAGGACgaagatgaagaggaggaACAGGATGGAAAGAAAATCACCGAACTACCGGATGATTTCATTGACGAAGAGGCGCTGAAGGACAGAGAAGTCGACTTGACGGAGGAGCAGAGAGAG GCGCTGAGGAAGGACGCGGAGAGTCTGAAGAACGAGGGAAACGAGCTTTTCAAAAGCGGTGAATATCAGAAAGCCATGGACGCTTACACCAGAGGTATACAAACCTGTTCGCTCGCCTTCGACAAGGACAGATCGATTCTATATGCTAACAGAGCGGCGGCGAAGATGAAATACATG GAGAACAAAGACTCCGCTATATCGGACTGCACCAAAGCGTTGGAACTGAATTCTAGTTACTTGAAGGCTTATTTGAGGAGGGCACAGCTCTACGAAGAGTCTGATAAACTCGACGAAGCCTTGGAGGATTTCAAGAAGATTCTTACCTTCGACCCGGCGCATAGCGAAGCGAATTACGCTGTCAGG AGATTACCGCCGTTGATCGCGGAGAGAAACGAGAAGTTGAAAACAGAGATGATAGGGAAGTTGAAAGACCTCGGAAATATGGTCTTGAGACCATTCGGCCTTTCCACAGACAACTTTGAGCTGAAACAGGACCCTAATAGCGGCGGATACTCCGTTAACTTCAACCAAACGCCAAGATAA